The Planktothrix sp. FACHB-1365 genome includes a region encoding these proteins:
- a CDS encoding RNA-guided endonuclease TnpB family protein: MLVLEFKVRATLQQRKAIDEAIRTAQFVQNKCLRYWMDNKGVNKYDLNKYCRVLAHDFKFANELNSQARQSSAERAWSAITRFYDNCKRKVPGKKGFPKFKKNCRSVEYKTTGWQLNLETRKAITFTDKKGIGRLRLVGSYDLHFYQPEQIKRVRLVRRADGYYCQFLISIDVKIQSEPTNKTIGLDVGLSAFYTDDQGNKVDNPKFLRKGEKKIKRLQRQLSRKRKGSNNRKKARQQLSKAHLKISRQRKEFCKRVAYSVIQSNDWVAYEDLRIKNLVKNHCLAKSINDAAWYQFRIWLEYFGRKYGKATIAVPPQYTSQNCSNCGKIVKKSLSTRTHVCSCGCQLDRDENAAKNILRIGLSTAGHTGTFGLEPINALGELTSTLTGAILLGQVDSLNKESPVTSLGD; the protein is encoded by the coding sequence ATGTTGGTTTTAGAATTTAAAGTTAGAGCCACATTGCAACAACGCAAGGCAATAGATGAAGCCATTCGTACAGCCCAATTCGTCCAGAACAAGTGTTTAAGATATTGGATGGATAACAAAGGGGTTAATAAGTACGATTTGAACAAATATTGTCGTGTATTAGCTCATGACTTTAAATTTGCTAACGAACTAAACTCTCAAGCCAGACAATCAAGTGCCGAGAGAGCATGGTCAGCCATCACTCGATTCTACGACAATTGTAAACGGAAAGTTCCGGGTAAAAAAGGCTTCCCTAAATTCAAAAAGAATTGCCGTTCGGTTGAGTACAAAACAACCGGATGGCAATTAAATTTAGAAACTCGTAAAGCTATTACCTTTACTGATAAAAAAGGGATTGGGCGGTTACGGTTAGTAGGAAGCTATGATCTGCATTTCTATCAACCCGAACAAATTAAACGAGTGAGATTAGTTAGACGTGCAGACGGCTATTATTGCCAATTTCTGATTTCAATTGACGTTAAGATTCAATCTGAACCAACTAATAAAACAATCGGTTTAGATGTAGGATTATCTGCTTTCTACACCGATGATCAAGGTAATAAAGTAGACAACCCTAAATTCTTGAGAAAGGGAGAGAAGAAAATTAAGCGGTTACAAAGACAACTTTCTCGTAAACGGAAAGGGTCTAATAACCGCAAAAAAGCCAGACAGCAATTATCTAAGGCTCATCTGAAAATCAGTCGGCAACGAAAAGAGTTTTGCAAACGAGTCGCATACTCCGTTATCCAATCTAACGATTGGGTCGCCTACGAAGATTTAAGGATTAAAAACTTAGTGAAAAATCATTGTCTGGCTAAGTCAATTAATGATGCAGCGTGGTATCAATTCCGTATTTGGTTAGAATATTTTGGGAGAAAGTACGGCAAGGCTACTATCGCTGTTCCTCCTCAATATACAAGCCAAAACTGTTCAAATTGCGGAAAAATCGTCAAAAAATCCCTATCAACAAGAACCCACGTTTGTAGTTGTGGATGTCAGTTAGATAGGGATGAAAATGCTGCAAAAAACATTTTAAGAATTGGATTAAGTACGGCAGGACATACCGGAACTTTCGGTTTAGAACCGATAAACGCTTTGGGAGAATTGACCTCTACTTTAACGGGAGCAATCCTGTTGGGGCAAGTCGATTCGTTGAACAAAGAATCTCCCGTCACATCGCTTGGCGATTGA
- a CDS encoding MAPEG family protein — translation MCTRSVTVGSSPVTINVGRARIKYKIMPPQMTGDENFERVVRVQQNTLEQLVLFLPTLWLFSEWVSPIWAAGLGAVWVIGRILYAWGYYQAPEKRMLGFGISSLVTFTLLGGAIVGIILSSL, via the coding sequence CTGTGTACGCGAAGCGTCACTGTAGGCAGTTCACCTGTGACAATTAATGTGGGGCGTGCCCGAATCAAATACAAAATTATGCCCCCTCAGATGACCGGAGACGAGAATTTTGAGCGAGTGGTGCGCGTCCAACAGAACACCCTGGAACAATTAGTTCTGTTTCTCCCGACGCTGTGGTTGTTTTCGGAATGGGTGAGTCCCATTTGGGCTGCTGGTTTAGGTGCAGTTTGGGTCATCGGACGAATTTTATATGCTTGGGGATATTACCAAGCCCCTGAGAAACGGATGCTGGGGTTTGGAATCAGTTCCCTGGTAACATTTACTCTTCTTGGGGGTGCTATAGTGGGAATAATCCTTTCCAGCCTGTAG
- a CDS encoding diguanylate cyclase domain-containing protein, which translates to MLNLNFPGCTPVMNQNQLKPYMIIIIEETHPLNFRSFVKLLNELHLSFVIAPHPDSAIFHAEYTNPDVILIPFNPNQANPQETYHKLKQAKITQNVPVLWMNSYSDLNVQHLTSFTSTLEANNPFTVSHPSSGDLPIDTTIKSLKNQIEMQQKLLIKLQAENQHLKRLASLDDLTQLANRRQFYSYLQEQSQLCQNDYLSMILCDVDFFKLYNDTYGHLAGDYCLQQIAQAIETAVRRVREPEPYLVARYGGEEFAVILPHLDQENARKVAEEIQLQIRSLKIPHRSSPIRSYITSSLGVACSIPGEESHLQELISAADKAMYQAKSEGRDQVKVASDIL; encoded by the coding sequence ATGCTGAACTTAAATTTCCCTGGTTGCACACCCGTGATGAATCAAAATCAATTAAAGCCCTATATGATTATTATCATAGAAGAAACCCATCCCTTAAATTTTAGATCCTTTGTTAAATTATTAAACGAACTGCACTTAAGTTTTGTGATTGCACCTCATCCAGATAGTGCGATTTTTCATGCGGAATATACGAATCCAGACGTGATTCTGATTCCCTTTAACCCCAACCAAGCTAATCCTCAAGAAACCTATCACAAGTTGAAGCAAGCCAAAATTACCCAAAATGTTCCGGTGTTATGGATGAATAGTTATTCGGACTTAAATGTACAACATCTAACGTCCTTTACCTCAACCCTGGAGGCGAATAATCCCTTTACAGTCTCTCATCCTTCCTCTGGTGATTTACCGATTGATACAACGATTAAAAGTCTCAAAAATCAAATTGAAATGCAGCAAAAATTATTAATTAAATTACAAGCTGAAAACCAACACCTAAAACGTCTAGCTTCTTTAGATGATTTAACTCAATTGGCAAATCGTCGTCAATTTTATAGCTATTTACAAGAACAATCGCAGTTGTGCCAAAACGATTATCTTTCCATGATTTTATGTGATGTCGATTTTTTCAAACTTTATAATGATACTTATGGCCATTTAGCCGGAGACTATTGTTTACAACAAATAGCCCAGGCTATTGAAACGGCAGTTCGCAGAGTTAGGGAACCAGAACCCTATTTAGTCGCTCGTTATGGGGGAGAAGAATTTGCTGTGATTTTACCTCATTTAGATCAAGAAAATGCCCGTAAAGTTGCTGAAGAAATTCAACTGCAAATTCGCTCTTTAAAAATTCCCCATCGTTCCTCTCCCATCCGTTCTTATATTACCAGTAGTTTAGGGGTTGCTTGTTCTATTCCTGGAGAAGAATCCCATTTACAAGAGTTGATTAGTGCGGCAGACAAAGCCATGTATCAGGCAAAGTCTGAAGGGCGAGATCAAGTTAAAGTCGCTTCAGATATTCTCTAA
- a CDS encoding Ig-like domain-containing protein, which yields MTSSTINTTPATLALRISPSNGLYNTGDSILIFPTTEFSGKFETFPENVQNLVPLSNGIGTTLPGAAGGVIFVPDEPILEAISIETNTPVYLAETADGQFQTLEGQTTGEIQSGPAGSVIFVPDGYTPATPSPTATPSPTATPSPTETPSPTATPSPTATPSPTETPSPTATPSPTPSESQPIQIQGAGTGTEGDDTILGSNQSDTISGLEGNDSIFGLGGNDLLQGDAGQDQINGNEGNDAIVGGTDDDCLRGGQGDDLIFGDAGSDLAFGDRDNDTLNGGTEADTLYGGQGNDSIRGGNEDDLLYGDKGNDTVSGELGNDSVIGGDGDDVLYGNSGQDFLSGDTGNDQLFGGGDDDSLVGGQGIDVLYGDLGNDTLSGGDDNDQLFGNAGDDVLNGDIGADNLYGGAGEDILKGGKGADFLSGDDGNDLLAGEAGVDTLTGGAGDDIFVLGYVITQAPNGGSFITGTTGGTSVELADIITDFTTTDQLGLSGGLTFQDLEISQGQAANASNTIIKDKNTGEFLAVLQGVNATTLSESNFVLDPTVPLPPTTPPTPTTSPTPTPTTSPTPTPTPTTSPTPTTSPTPTPTTSPTPTPTTSPTPTPTTPPTPTPTTPPTTTPPTTTPTSPPTPTPSQPTPPPVEPPTPAVLQAENDTVSGLQNSLLEIPSNTITSNDTGVGLLTVTEVTQPSNGTAVLNRDSRMITYTPDQNFAGLDTFNYQIRDDNGATGTATVTVEVVSVNEPPILDLNSSQPGNNYSTVFVEGTTTVAITGSVSILDADDSNLTSATITLINSPNGEIEGLSIQGALPSGITAGAYDPTTGIILLTGTAPISSYEIALSQVVYSNTSQNPDPENRIIDVVVTDHENDSNIAISTITIDAVNNPPVNTVPGTQLTNGSQPIVFSQANNNQILISDPDADGNPIQVTLTASTGTLTLGATPANVEISGDGTTTVTLVGRLENINTALNGLTFAPPASLNTSATLQILTTDNGNTGSGGPQTASSTININQPNQPPNAVNDSVVGTQNQLLTISSSTLLANDTDPNNDPLTITQVSNPTNGTVTLSNGNVLFTPVNNYTGPASFLYSISDGQGGTSSATVNITVNSSNQPPNAVNDSVVGTENQLLTISSSTLLANDTDPNNDPLTITEVSNPTNGTVTLSNGNVLFTPVNNYTGPASFLYSISDGQGGTSSATVNVTVNPNQPPTLDLNGSQAGNNTEVAFQQGQPAVAIASGSSIVITDADNTTIQSATITLTNPLNGGGESLSANGSLPSGITASSYNSTTGILTLTGNASLASYQTAIGQVVYNNTANPPNTTTRLVQVQVNDGTSNSNTAASTITVIALNQPPVAVTDGPIFTNNSIQFPISPLANDTDPDGDVLTLTSVDNPPTAQGLVTQSGSSVQYTRLGSNTGVDSFNYTISDGQGGTATGQINIELLPLADTNPNLVTGGNFSDNLNGLGGNDTLSGLEGNDTLRGNDGNDSLSGGSGTDLLQGGIGEDTLNGGLTPDTMTGNEGSDQFRYETANDGGGSGFNASSNTEVKAQIGGALYDTITDFEGLGSAVGDQINFATTVIQSFANIATTVQTNITGDVIPGTNPGLFAFDDGSSTYLIYDGNGDNTTGNDSRILAKLDNVNGVTTLNVNDFAGIAGLNLPPVVQGNTTVNITEDITQNLGISSPVDPNNDPLIITVNSIPDSTKGIVRITGQTNSIIIGQTLTSAEISQLEFVPKANVNGSAGVFLYTVSDGENPAVSQTVTINITAVNDLPVAVTDGPIFTNNSIQFPISPLDNDSDPDGDALTLTSVDNPPTAQGLVTQSGSSVQYTRLGSNTGVDSFNYTISDGQGGTATGQINIELLPLADATPNLVTGGNFSDNLNGLGGNDTLSGLGGNDTLRGNDGNDSLSGGSGTDLLQGGIGEDTLNGGLTPDTMTGNEGSDQFRYETANDGGGSGFNASSNTEIKAQIEGALYDTITDFEGLGAAVGDQINFATTVIQSFANIATTVQTNITADVIPGTNPGLFAFDDGSSTYLIYDGNGDNTTGNDSRILAKLDNVNGVTTLNVNDFAGIAGLNLPPVVQGNTTVNITEDITQNLGISSPVDPNNDPLIITVNSIPDTTKGIVRITGQTNSIIVGQTLTSAEISQLEFVPKANVNGSAGVFLYTVSDGENPAVSQTVTVNITAVNDQPVAFNDGPIFTNNDIQFPISPLDNDSDPDGDVLTLTSVDNPPTAQGLVTQSGSLVQYTRLGSNTGVDSFNYTISDGQGGTATANITINLLPVADNNPNLVTGGSFSDNLNGLGGNDTLVGLEGNDTLRGNDGNDSLSGGSGNDLLDGGAGQDNLFGGLGRDSLIGNLGETDLFIYSDALDGGGTAFNAVGTAITTQIGSGFYDSISNFEGLGQVGGDQISVSTSLIANAANILLSVQTNLSTDVLPANNPSLFAFNNGTDTYLIYDGNGDNTSGNDSRILAKLEGITGVTSLNSDDIILF from the coding sequence ATGACAAGTTCTACTATCAATACAACTCCTGCTACTTTAGCCTTAAGAATTTCTCCGAGTAATGGTTTGTACAATACAGGAGATTCAATCTTAATTTTTCCCACCACAGAATTTTCAGGTAAATTTGAAACATTTCCTGAAAATGTTCAAAATTTAGTCCCCCTTTCTAATGGCATCGGAACAACTTTACCAGGTGCTGCTGGGGGAGTGATTTTTGTTCCCGATGAACCTATTTTAGAAGCGATATCAATTGAAACGAATACACCGGTTTATTTAGCTGAAACAGCAGATGGACAATTTCAAACCTTAGAGGGTCAAACAACGGGAGAAATTCAAAGTGGCCCTGCTGGAAGTGTGATTTTTGTTCCCGATGGATATACCCCTGCAACCCCTAGCCCAACTGCAACTCCTAGCCCAACTGCAACCCCTAGTCCTACTGAAACCCCTAGCCCAACTGCAACTCCTAGTCCTACCGCAACTCCCAGTCCTACTGAAACTCCCAGTCCCACCGCAACCCCTAGTCCTACCCCCAGCGAGTCCCAACCCATTCAGATTCAAGGTGCGGGTACAGGTACAGAAGGTGATGATACGATTCTGGGAAGTAATCAAAGTGATACGATTTCTGGCTTAGAGGGAAATGACAGTATCTTTGGATTAGGAGGAAATGACCTTCTACAAGGAGATGCAGGACAAGATCAAATTAATGGCAATGAAGGAAATGATGCCATTGTCGGAGGCACTGATGATGACTGTCTGCGTGGAGGTCAAGGGGATGATTTGATCTTTGGTGATGCCGGGAGTGATCTGGCTTTTGGTGATCGAGATAATGATACCTTGAATGGCGGAACCGAGGCAGATACTTTATATGGTGGCCAAGGCAATGATAGTATCCGAGGGGGTAACGAAGATGACCTCCTCTATGGGGATAAAGGCAATGATACGGTATCCGGTGAACTGGGTAACGATAGCGTCATCGGAGGAGACGGAGATGATGTTTTATATGGGAATTCTGGTCAGGACTTCCTGAGTGGAGATACTGGAAATGATCAACTCTTTGGTGGCGGAGATGATGATAGTTTAGTCGGAGGTCAAGGGATAGATGTTCTCTATGGAGATTTAGGGAATGATACGCTTTCTGGAGGAGATGATAATGATCAACTGTTTGGGAATGCAGGGGATGATGTTCTGAATGGGGATATTGGGGCGGATAATTTATATGGAGGTGCGGGAGAAGATATTCTCAAGGGCGGTAAGGGTGCAGATTTCTTATCCGGTGATGACGGGAATGATTTGTTAGCTGGAGAAGCCGGAGTAGACACCCTGACTGGAGGTGCGGGAGATGATATTTTTGTTTTGGGTTATGTTATTACTCAAGCTCCCAATGGCGGCAGCTTTATTACAGGAACTACAGGCGGAACGAGCGTTGAATTAGCAGATATTATTACAGATTTTACCACAACTGATCAGCTTGGGCTATCGGGAGGATTAACATTCCAAGATCTCGAAATTTCCCAAGGTCAAGCTGCCAATGCCAGTAATACAATTATCAAAGATAAAAATACGGGTGAATTTTTAGCGGTTTTACAAGGGGTTAATGCGACTACCTTAAGCGAATCTAACTTTGTTCTTGACCCCACTGTCCCTCTTCCTCCCACCACTCCCCCAACCCCAACCACCTCACCGACCCCAACCCCAACCACCTCACCGACCCCGACCCCAACCCCAACCACCTCACCGACCCCAACAACCTCACCAACCCCAACCCCAACAACCTCACCAACCCCAACCCCAACAACCTCACCAACCCCAACCCCAACAACCCCACCGACCCCAACCCCAACAACCCCACCGACCACAACCCCACCGACCACAACCCCAACCAGTCCACCCACACCGACTCCCTCTCAACCCACACCTCCTCCTGTTGAACCCCCAACTCCAGCCGTTTTGCAGGCTGAAAATGATACGGTATCGGGTTTACAAAATAGTTTATTGGAGATTCCCTCTAACACAATCACCAGTAATGACACAGGGGTTGGACTGCTGACGGTGACAGAAGTTACTCAACCGTCTAATGGGACAGCAGTTTTAAATCGGGATAGTCGAATGATTACTTATACTCCTGATCAAAATTTTGCTGGTTTAGATACATTTAATTATCAAATCCGAGATGATAATGGGGCAACAGGAACGGCTACTGTTACCGTTGAAGTTGTATCTGTTAATGAGCCTCCAATTTTAGATCTTAATAGTTCCCAACCGGGCAATAATTACAGCACTGTTTTTGTGGAAGGGACAACGACCGTCGCAATTACTGGAAGTGTGAGTATTCTTGATGCAGATGATTCAAATTTGACTTCAGCAACGATTACTTTAATTAATAGTCCCAATGGTGAGATAGAAGGTTTATCGATACAAGGAGCCTTACCTTCAGGGATTACAGCAGGAGCTTATGATCCGACAACAGGAATTATTCTCCTAACCGGAACAGCACCGATTTCTAGCTATGAAATTGCACTGTCTCAAGTTGTTTATAGTAATACTTCCCAAAATCCTGATCCTGAAAATCGAATCATTGATGTAGTCGTTACGGATCATGAAAATGATAGTAATATTGCTATTAGCACAATTACTATTGATGCGGTTAATAATCCTCCCGTCAATACGGTTCCAGGAACACAATTAACAAATGGTAGTCAACCGATTGTATTTAGTCAAGCTAATAATAATCAAATTTTGATTAGTGACCCGGATGCGGATGGAAACCCCATTCAAGTTACCTTAACAGCTAGTACGGGAACTTTAACCTTGGGTGCAACACCAGCTAATGTGGAAATTTCTGGGGATGGAACAACAACAGTAACCTTAGTAGGTCGTCTGGAAAATATTAATACGGCTCTTAATGGTTTAACGTTCGCACCTCCTGCATCCTTGAATACCTCGGCGACTCTCCAAATTCTGACAACGGATAACGGAAATACAGGTAGTGGTGGCCCCCAAACAGCTTCTAGTACGATTAATATTAATCAACCGAATCAGCCCCCGAATGCGGTGAATGATAGTGTGGTGGGAACGCAAAATCAACTCTTAACAATATCTTCTTCCACTCTATTAGCAAATGATACCGATCCCAATAATGATCCGTTAACCATTACTCAAGTTAGTAATCCCACAAATGGAACTGTTACCCTCAGTAATGGCAATGTTTTGTTTACCCCAGTTAACAACTATACAGGGCCGGCTAGTTTCTTGTATAGCATTAGTGATGGTCAGGGTGGAACCAGTAGCGCGACGGTTAATATTACTGTTAATTCATCAAACCAGCCACCGAATGCGGTGAATGATAGTGTGGTGGGAACGGAAAATCAACTCTTAACAATATCCTCTTCCACTTTATTAGCAAATGATACCGATCCGAATAATGATCCCTTAACCATTACTGAAGTTAGTAATCCTACAAATGGAACTGTTACCCTCAGTAATGGCAATGTTTTGTTTACCCCAGTCAATAACTATACAGGGCCGGCTAGTTTCTTGTATAGCATTAGTGATGGTCAGGGTGGAACCAGTAGCGCGACGGTTAATGTTACTGTTAATCCTAATCAACCCCCAACCCTAGACTTAAATGGTAGCCAAGCGGGAAATAATACCGAAGTAGCCTTTCAACAAGGACAACCTGCTGTTGCGATCGCGAGTGGGAGTAGTATTGTAATTACGGATGCAGACAATACCACCATCCAGTCCGCCACAATTACTTTAACAAATCCACTCAATGGCGGTGGGGAAAGTTTATCAGCTAATGGTTCGTTACCTTCCGGGATTACCGCCAGTAGTTATAACAGCACCACCGGAATTTTAACCTTAACGGGGAATGCCTCACTAGCGTCTTATCAAACCGCCATTGGACAAGTTGTTTATAACAATACAGCTAATCCTCCCAATACCACCACCCGCCTAGTACAGGTTCAGGTGAATGATGGAACGAGCAATAGTAATACGGCGGCAAGTACCATTACGGTGATTGCTTTAAATCAGCCTCCGGTTGCTGTTACTGATGGCCCAATTTTTACCAATAATAGCATCCAATTCCCGATTTCTCCCTTAGCCAATGACACTGACCCCGATGGAGATGTCCTGACGTTGACTTCTGTGGATAATCCTCCCACCGCCCAAGGGTTAGTGACTCAATCGGGATCATCAGTTCAGTATACTCGTTTGGGAAGTAATACCGGGGTGGATAGTTTCAACTACACGATTAGTGATGGTCAAGGGGGGACGGCGACAGGTCAGATTAATATTGAATTATTACCCTTAGCCGATACGAATCCGAACTTAGTAACGGGAGGCAATTTTAGCGATAACCTTAATGGTTTGGGGGGAAATGACACCCTAAGCGGTTTAGAGGGGAATGACACCCTGCGGGGAAATGATGGTAATGATAGTTTATCGGGGGGAAGCGGAACAGATCTATTACAGGGAGGAATTGGAGAGGATACCCTGAATGGCGGTTTAACCCCGGATACGATGACCGGAAATGAGGGAAGCGACCAATTTCGTTATGAAACTGCTAATGATGGCGGTGGGTCGGGTTTTAATGCAAGTTCTAATACAGAGGTTAAAGCTCAAATCGGAGGTGCTTTATATGATACTATTACCGATTTTGAAGGCTTAGGATCTGCGGTCGGAGATCAGATTAATTTTGCCACAACGGTAATTCAATCCTTTGCAAATATTGCCACAACGGTACAAACCAATATTACCGGCGATGTGATTCCGGGTACAAATCCGGGTCTATTTGCTTTTGATGATGGCAGTAGCACTTACCTCATTTATGATGGTAATGGTGATAATACAACGGGTAATGATTCTCGAATTTTGGCAAAATTAGACAACGTTAATGGCGTGACAACCCTTAATGTTAATGACTTTGCTGGAATTGCTGGCTTAAATCTTCCTCCAGTAGTTCAAGGGAATACGACCGTTAATATTACTGAAGATATAACTCAGAATTTAGGAATTTCATCCCCAGTTGATCCTAATAATGACCCGTTAATTATTACTGTTAATAGTATTCCTGATAGCACTAAAGGAATCGTCCGTATAACGGGTCAAACTAACTCTATTATTATTGGTCAAACCTTAACGAGTGCTGAAATTAGTCAGTTAGAATTTGTACCAAAAGCTAATGTTAATGGTTCAGCCGGAGTATTTTTATATACCGTGAGTGACGGTGAAAATCCTGCGGTCAGTCAAACGGTTACGATTAATATTACGGCGGTTAATGATTTACCTGTTGCTGTTACTGATGGCCCAATTTTTACCAATAATAGCATCCAATTCCCGATTTCTCCCTTAGATAACGATAGTGACCCCGATGGAGATGCTCTAACGTTAACTTCTGTGGATAATCCTCCCACAGCCCAAGGGTTAGTGACTCAATCGGGGTCATCAGTTCAGTATACTCGTTTGGGAAGTAATACCGGGGTGGATAGTTTCAACTACACGATTAGTGATGGTCAAGGGGGGACGGCGACAGGTCAGATTAATATTGAATTGTTACCGTTAGCGGATGCGACTCCGAACTTAGTAACGGGAGGCAATTTTAGCGATAACCTTAATGGTTTGGGGGGAAATGACACCCTAAGCGGTTTGGGGGGGAATGACACCCTGCGGGGAAATGATGGTAATGATAGTTTATCGGGGGGAAGCGGAACGGATCTATTACAGGGAGGAATTGGAGAGGATACCCTGAATGGCGGTTTAACCCCGGATACGATGACCGGAAATGAGGGAAGTGACCAATTTCGTTATGAAACTGCTAATGATGGCGGTGGATCGGGTTTTAACGCGAGTTCTAATACCGAGATTAAAGCTCAGATCGAAGGTGCTTTATATGATACTATTACCGATTTTGAAGGCTTAGGGGCTGCGGTCGGAGATCAGATTAATTTTGCCACAACGGTGATTCAATCCTTTGCCAATATTGCCACAACGGTACAAACCAATATTACCGCAGATGTGATTCCGGGTACAAATCCGGGTCTATTTGCTTTTGATGATGGCAGTAGCACTTACCTCATTTATGATGGTAATGGTGATAATACAACGGGTAATGATTCTCGAATTTTGGCAAAATTAGACAACGTTAATGGCGTGACAACCCTTAATGTTAATGACTTTGCTGGAATTGCTGGCTTAAATCTTCCTCCAGTAGTTCAAGGGAATACGACCGTTAATATTACTGAAGATATAACTCAGAATTTAGGAATTTCATCCCCAGTTGATCCCAATAATGACCCGTTAATTATTACTGTTAATAGTATTCCTGATACCACTAAAGGAATCGTCCGTATTACGGGTCAAACTAACTCCATTATTGTTGGTCAAACCTTAACGAGTGCTGAAATTAGCCAATTAGAATTTGTACCAAAAGCTAATGTTAATGGTTCAGCCGGGGTATTTTTATATACCGTGAGTGACGGTGAAAATCCTGCGGTCAGTCAAACGGTTACGGTTAATATTACGGCGGTTAATGATCAGCCTGTTGCGTTTAATGATGGCCCAATTTTCACCAATAATGACATCCAATTCCCCATTTCTCCGTTAGATAACGATAGTGACCCCGATGGAGATGTTCTAACGTTAACTTCAGTGGATAATCCCCCTACAGCCCAAGGGTTAGTGACTCAATCGGGGTCATTAGTTCAGTATACTCGTTTGGGAAGTAATACCGGGGTGGATAGTTTCAACTACACGATTAGTGACGGTCAAGGGGGAACAGCCACTGCTAATATTACGATTAACCTGTTACCTGTTGCTGATAATAACCCTAACTTAGTAACGGGAGGCAGTTTTAGCGATAACCTCAATGGTTTGGGGGGAAATGATACCCTCGTCGGTTTAGAGGGGAATGACACCCTGCGGGGAAATGATGGTAATGATAGTTTATCGGGGGGAAGTGGAAACGACCTTCTCGATGGAGGTGCAGGACAAGATAACCTGTTTGGAGGTTTAGGACGAGATAGCCTCATTGGTAACTTAGGGGAAACAGACCTATTTATTTATAGTGATGCACTGGATGGAGGCGGTACTGCTTTTAATGCGGTGGGAACTGCAATTACGACTCAAATTGGCAGTGGTTTCTATGATTCTATTAGCAATTTTGAAGGTTTGGGTCAAGTGGGTGGGGATCAAATTAGCGTATCAACCAGTTTAATTGCAAATGCAGCTAATATCCTCCTCAGTGTACAAACGAATCTTTCAACCGATGTCTTGCCTGCAAATAACCCTAGTCTATTTGCCTTTAATAATGGTACGGATACTTACTTAATCTATGATGGCAATGGGGATAACACATCAGGAAATGATTCTCGAATTCTAGCTAAATTAGAGGGAATTACAGGGGTAACATCCTTGAATTCCGATGATATTATTCTGTTCTAA